The DNA segment ACTGACTACATAGCACGAACACATTTAAATTCTGTTTCGAAATCTAATTAAACAACAACGAATGTTTTCAGTTCGTTGAACAAGCACTCGCTATTTTTTTCTGTTCACCAAAGAACTGTCAGGCTTGTCAAGGAAAATATCTCGAgttaaaaagaaatgttttcttcttcttcttcttcttcttcttctttcaaaGATTCCCCCACCCACCTTCTCACGTCTCGAGTTTTCTTGGCCAATTATCTCGCTTCCCACAAACACTTTACCAGACTATAAAAACTCCCCAACTTTTTCCCGTTCAAGCTAACTTTCAGTTACTAGGAAACCTGGATGCATAGACATTTTCGCTTGGAATTATATTTCAGTCTCATGAGGGGATAACGTATTTATTTGCACGCGCCTTCAGACTTGAGCGAGATGCCCGAAGAGCCAGCGCGAGACTCCTCCAGTTCTCCCGTGTCTCCAGCGGACAGCCTCAGCAACAGCGACGGAGAGCCCGACAGGCCACCGAAGAGATCCGCGAGGAAAAGACGGTCGAGCAGAAAAAACGGGGACGATTCCGATAGCTCGACCCAGGGGAAAAGGGGGAAGAAGtccagcaacagcagcagcagcagccctCAGTCTTTTGAAGAGCTACAGACTCAGCGCGTGATGGCGAACGTGCGCGAGCGACAGAGGACGCAGTCGCTCAACGAGGCGTTCGCAGCTTTGCGCAAAATCATCCCCACTTTACCATCCGATAAATTGAGCAAAATACAGACGCTTAAACTCGCAGCCAGGTACATTGATTTTCTCTGTCAGGTTCTACAGAGTGACGAGCTGGACTCCAAGATGGCAAGTTGTAGTTATGTTGCGCACGAGCGCTTGAGCTACGCGTTCTCGGTTTGGAGGATGGAGGGCGCTTGGTCCATGTCTGCATCTCACTAATGTTCAGgaaacttttttgtgtgtgcaaatgGTACGCTTTATTCTTCCACACTATTGTCTGTCTTAAATGATacaaataatgtgaataattAAGATCTTAAAAACTATAGTTTAACTCTGCAACTTCGGACAAGCTGCAAAACCACCAGCTATTGCATGTAACGCAGATCGGTTGGATTTGTTTACACTATGGCTTTATTCTTCCACACTATTCACCTctttacatataataataaaataaactaaataataattgaaCATTGCTCaaaatgtaggctatatgaaCTCATTCATTAGTACACACTCAGGTAAACGTTGCAGAACTCCAACAGCAATTGCATGTCATGTAGTTAAATTGTATGTCAGTATGGCCTACTTGTATTTTCCACAGTCGACTAGAATAAAGATGCATTATTTTCTCAGAATAAATTAGGTTTCTGTGAATAATATTTTGCCTGACAATCAGTATCTGCTTAAATCATTCTATGATTTGCAGGTGAAATCCATGCGCTGGCGAAACACATGTGGACAAATACGTCGACACAATGGTGGATACGTGCATTCCTTCATAATCTGAGGGGAAAATGGAAAATTGTTCCAATAGAGGTCATGGCTTTTATCAAGAGAAGGCCACGGTCAGCGGACTGTTGCGCGTGCGCTGCATATGGACTTCCTTGCGAGTGTTATTAATGACGACGAATGTTGGAAATGTGTGCttatgcatgtttttatttttatttttatatatatatatatatatatatatatatatatatatatatatatatatatatatatattatttttagaaGACTCAGTTGTGCATAGCTTTCTTGGAGAAAGTTAAATTGCATCACAAGGACTCTCGATGAGGAGTTGGGGAATGAAGCCTCTAGTTCGAATCCTGtgcaaaatataaagttttagtatttatttattgatgacACAATTTTTGAAATGAAGGCAAATGTATCCTGTGTCGAAATGCATTCTTATTTTGTtgttacttttgtaaataaaggTGTATTTCTGTAATAAAGATGAAGAGCGTTTAAGAAATATTTCAAATTAGTATGACAAATAATTTCCTAAATGGTTTATATTTAGGAAGACAATTGTAATACATCTTTTAGACATGTTATTACCTTTCCTTCAGTTTTCCTGTAACGAATCATAGTTATTTGTAAATTTTATGAAATATAGGGCCAAAACAATGTATTTCGTTCTGTTATGTGAATTTAAGGTATTTGATCAACAGTCATCATATGGTATAATTACCTTTAGAATGATCAGATTGATCACGTTACTCTCAATGCCCTCGTGTTTATTTGAGTCAATATAAAACAATGTCTTGGCTCAAATATTTAGAAAGTTAGAAATATGTAAGTTGGACTATAGTTCAGAGGATATCAATTGTGGATGAAATAGCTTTTGTATTCTTGAATACGTTTTTTAAGCGATTGCATAAAAATTGTGATGGAATATTACGTTTAGTTCCAGCAGGCCTCAGGCTAATTTTGGTCTGTATGGCTTTCTGTGTTTGACTGAAATTCATCTGAACTGCCATAACGGACGTAGATTCAACAATTGATGCATGTCAGTTTGACTGAAAAAGACAAAGGAGGAAGACGGGCAAAGGGCGAGAGAAGGGGTTTGGATTCAAGGATTaaatgtctaaatactttttacaGAAGAACTAAATATTAACCGTTTCACAAATACACCGagcttcacaaatacacacatgtgcGTCATGGGGTCACATCCCCAGGGACTGCAATGGGTGCAGCCTGAGGCTTCTCCAAAATAACTGTGTGCGGGAACAGCCAGTGTTacccattattttatttatttatttgtctttttatgccattcatttaaaaaaaataaaaaaaataaaaaataaatataataataatattaataataataataataataaatgtaaataataataataaataaggaGATTATAATCTATATTTTATTACAATAAGTGTCACACAGTTAATTGAAGCAAACTGGTTAATCTAAATAAATACAGCTTAAACGGTATCTCGTCTTGTTAACATAGAAAGGCCTGTGCAGGGGACGCTTTCTTCGCTTGCGGCTTGTGTATAGCTTTGAACCATACACGTTCTGTCAGTTGCCTTTCCTTTCATATGAAGTCTGGGAAAGTATTTTGGAATCATGGAATATTTGAAATAAAAGCACGTGCAAATTTGAAGGCGTGTAATTGAGTTTTTGAAGCATGTTTGgaattcccagatgtctatgaaatttaagatgactTCAGCAAGACCTGGGAAGGTGGGATGGATGAAGCTGGCCTGCGTGCAGCAAATAATGTTAACCTGCATAATATTATGTAAAATACCCCTTGAGAAACATACAAAATTACTAAATATCATGTTGTTTTGAACGAATAATGTATTGCGGgagactttttttgttgttgttgttgtagtattattatttatttatttatttttattttttttattgctctaATATTGGTTTAAATAATAGTGCTCATTTctcatttctacataaacatcaTATAGATCCAAGTGAACTTCCAGAGAAAACTGGGACAAAGTTTGAGTTCATTTCCAGTTGTAAGGCATTTGGCAGATGGATGTTAGAGGCACACGAAAGAAACTTATTTTGAACAGATGTTAGCATTTCAGAGTCACGTGAATTGAACAGATGTTCAGATGTCGAGCCTGAGGTCCGCCTTTAAATAGACTATACTGAAAATCTTCGAAACAAAGCGATGACTTTTCTTGGAGGGAGAGAACACATCTAGCGTTGCTGATCGTCCTGGGACACTGGAGGTATACGGTGATTTCA comes from the Myxocyprinus asiaticus isolate MX2 ecotype Aquarium Trade chromosome 15, UBuf_Myxa_2, whole genome shotgun sequence genome and includes:
- the LOC127453064 gene encoding twist-related protein-like, with the translated sequence MPEEPARDSSSSPVSPADSLSNSDGEPDRPPKRSARKRRSSRKNGDDSDSSTQGKRGKKSSNSSSSSPQSFEELQTQRVMANVRERQRTQSLNEAFAALRKIIPTLPSDKLSKIQTLKLAARYIDFLCQVLQSDELDSKMASCSYVAHERLSYAFSVWRMEGAWSMSASH